A window of the Euzebya pacifica genome harbors these coding sequences:
- a CDS encoding S1C family serine protease — protein MEEPDTGDATDRSLDPTVDGVGLPPDGRRSLVWVAAVAGLVGVLVGAGLVALVLPGPQGPTGPVARPVIQVDGVADPDLVAAVAEVVLPSVVRVDVDGIGSGSGNGSGAIVSDSGHVVTNLHVVAGATRIEVVFHDGSSEPAALVGTDEQADLALLRVGRADLPPLARADVDDIRVGQLAVAVGAPFGLDGTVTVGVVSAIDRAIDLAGLDGSTLRLSRALQTDAEINPGNSGGPLVDSEGRMLGITSAVLSGERPSGSGVGFAVPVDIVADTVAQLIANGTVARPRLGISGRSLTPDEALAQDVAGGVLVESISPGSAAAEVDLREGDVLVAVDDEILRTIDDLVDRVREAGVGGTLGVQLVRDDQHREVTVTLRSDQS, from the coding sequence GTGGAGGAACCCGACACCGGCGACGCGACCGACCGCTCGCTCGACCCGACCGTCGACGGGGTCGGGCTGCCCCCTGACGGCCGTCGCTCCCTCGTCTGGGTGGCTGCGGTCGCCGGTCTGGTCGGCGTGCTCGTCGGGGCCGGACTCGTCGCCCTGGTGCTGCCCGGCCCGCAGGGGCCGACCGGTCCGGTGGCGCGGCCGGTCATTCAGGTCGACGGCGTCGCCGATCCCGACCTGGTGGCGGCGGTGGCGGAGGTCGTGCTGCCCTCGGTGGTGCGGGTGGACGTCGACGGCATCGGCAGCGGCTCGGGGAACGGCTCGGGTGCCATCGTCTCCGACAGCGGCCACGTCGTGACCAACCTGCACGTCGTCGCGGGTGCCACCCGCATCGAGGTGGTCTTCCACGACGGCAGCAGCGAACCAGCCGCGCTGGTCGGGACCGACGAACAGGCCGACCTCGCCCTGCTGCGTGTCGGACGCGCTGACTTGCCACCGCTGGCACGGGCCGACGTGGACGACATCCGTGTCGGCCAGCTCGCCGTGGCCGTCGGCGCACCGTTCGGCCTCGACGGCACCGTCACCGTCGGCGTCGTCAGCGCCATCGATCGGGCGATCGACCTGGCGGGCCTCGACGGCTCGACCTTGCGCCTGTCCCGGGCCCTGCAGACCGACGCGGAGATCAACCCCGGCAACAGCGGGGGTCCGCTGGTGGACAGCGAGGGCCGGATGCTCGGCATCACCTCTGCCGTCCTGTCCGGTGAGCGGCCCTCGGGGTCGGGGGTCGGGTTCGCGGTGCCCGTCGACATCGTCGCCGACACCGTGGCGCAGCTGATCGCCAACGGCACCGTCGCCCGTCCTCGGCTGGGCATCAGCGGGCGCTCCCTCACCCCCGACGAAGCCCTGGCCCAGGACGTCGCTGGGGGTGTGCTGGTGGAGTCCATCAGCCCCGGTTCGGCCGCCGCCGAGGTCGACCTGCGCGAGGGGGACGTGCTCGTTGCCGTCGACGATGAGATCCTGCGGACCATCGACGACCTCGTCGACCGTGTCCGCGAGGCCGGTGTGGGCGGTACCCTCGGGGTCCAGCTGGTCCGCGACGACCAGCACCGCGAGGTGACGGTCACCCTGCGGTCGGATCAGTCCTGA
- a CDS encoding twin-arginine translocase TatA/TatE family subunit, giving the protein MGSLGFWELVGLAVLALFIFGPDRLPGIARTVGRTVNQVRREANKTLGELRDAAGVDEDLAELTREARQLRGSLTDLKGTATQAIVGPMNETMDEVKGISTGGPKDMAMSANGLEPGNAPFDPDAT; this is encoded by the coding sequence ATGGGCAGCCTCGGTTTCTGGGAGCTCGTGGGCCTTGCGGTGCTCGCGCTGTTCATCTTCGGCCCCGACCGCCTGCCCGGCATCGCCCGCACCGTCGGGCGGACCGTCAACCAGGTGCGACGCGAGGCCAACAAGACCCTCGGCGAGCTGCGCGACGCCGCAGGGGTCGACGAGGACCTCGCCGAGCTGACCCGCGAGGCGCGGCAGCTGCGCGGCTCCCTGACCGACCTGAAGGGCACGGCGACACAGGCCATCGTCGGGCCGATGAACGAGACCATGGACGAGGTGAAGGGCATCTCGACCGGAGGGCCCAAGGACATGGCGATGTCGGCGAACGGGCTGGAGCCGGGCAACGCCCCGTTCGACCCGGACGCGACCTGA
- a CDS encoding phosphatase PAP2 family protein, whose protein sequence is MTHPLLRRVRSLVNPIGPLDVRLATAWRRLIRRHPALDALAVNTTDLGSMYTVAGAAGLLAALGRRRDAADLAIVGTAAWFIGQESKRVFNRRRPFEADPALERLIKPPTGSSFPSGHATVAAAMATLMTRRSAGGRRWPWTAIAVWVPLTRIHVGVHYPGDTAAGAVLGWSIARSVERLVTTTRD, encoded by the coding sequence ATGACCCACCCCCTGCTTCGCCGCGTCCGCAGCCTCGTCAACCCGATCGGACCGCTCGACGTCCGGTTGGCCACCGCGTGGCGGCGCCTGATCCGACGACATCCGGCACTGGATGCCCTGGCGGTCAACACCACCGACCTCGGCTCGATGTACACCGTTGCCGGCGCGGCGGGCCTGCTCGCGGCGCTCGGTCGCCGCCGCGATGCCGCAGACTTGGCCATCGTGGGCACTGCGGCCTGGTTCATCGGCCAGGAGAGCAAACGGGTGTTCAACCGTCGCCGCCCGTTCGAGGCCGACCCGGCGCTGGAGCGGCTGATCAAGCCGCCGACGGGCTCGTCGTTCCCGTCGGGGCACGCCACCGTGGCCGCGGCGATGGCGACCCTGATGACGCGCCGATCCGCCGGCGGACGACGCTGGCCATGGACGGCGATCGCGGTCTGGGTGCCCTTGACCCGGATCCACGTCGGTGTCCACTACCCCGGCGACACCGCTGCCGGTGCGGTCCTCGGCTGGTCCATCGCGCGGAGCGTCGAGCGCTTGGTCACCACCACTCGGGACTGA